From a region of the Myxococcus virescens genome:
- a CDS encoding TonB-dependent receptor domain-containing protein codes for MALFEQKLMWARSWTLPALLLAWASPAAAQSEPPEDAAAVAPEPSQVQDAAAVPEAPQAQDTAAVPEASQAQDTAAVPEAPLAQDTAAAETQQAESAQAPEGDAPLATEPASGEPLVLEPSPEAVEKRFESVVVGTSEARTSGSIHVLKPAQLERFERDDPAAILQTVPGVYSRGEDGFGLRPNVGLRGVNPDRSKKVTLLEDGVLFGPAPYSAPAAYYFPLATRMQSIRVLKGPSAIQQGPQTVGGSVEFITRDIPASESAWLDVAGGEYLYGKAHGVFGASTERAGFLLEGVHLRSDGFKELDTVGGNTGFTRNEWMAKGRYQLVPEGPVRQTLQVKLGYSDEDSNETYLGLSSADFAAAPLRRYVASALDHMKWHRTQVVLSHELEAGGLAVTTSVYRHDLSRAWRKVNRFRGASIASVLADPTSARNSIYYGVLTGELDSSSSQDALLIGPNDRTYVSQGLQSIARWTATTGPLSHNLELGARFHYDSIRRLHTEDAFLMQGGQLVRTSEPTYTTADNKDSTHAIALHATDAIGWGPLVLTPGVRMEIIRSASRNHLTGTESSGALEVLMPGMGIYGALTRELGLFAGAYRGFSPPAPGQPDAVLPEKSINYEAGARWTRRGERLEAVGFFNDYSNLTDICTFSSGCLNDALDRQTDAGKAYIYGLEVFGEKTFRPGGGVTFPVSLSYTFTRTRLREDFQSADPQFGNVRAGDELPYVPMHQLYATAGVETSWGGLALSAFYVDAMREQAGQGEVPPEELTDALLTFDVNASWNFSRWGQLYLSARNILDEQAVVSRRPYGARPNAPRAVIVGVKLGI; via the coding sequence ATGGCACTGTTCGAGCAGAAGTTGATGTGGGCGCGGAGCTGGACACTTCCGGCGCTCTTGCTGGCATGGGCCTCCCCGGCCGCGGCGCAGTCCGAGCCGCCCGAGGACGCCGCCGCCGTGGCTCCCGAGCCGTCTCAGGTGCAGGACGCCGCCGCCGTTCCTGAAGCGCCGCAGGCGCAGGACACCGCCGCCGTTCCTGAAGCGTCGCAGGCGCAGGACACCGCCGCCGTTCCTGAAGCGCCGCTGGCGCAGGACACCGCCGCCGCGGAGACGCAGCAGGCCGAGTCGGCGCAGGCGCCCGAGGGCGACGCGCCGCTGGCCACCGAGCCTGCCTCGGGCGAGCCACTGGTGCTGGAGCCTTCACCCGAGGCGGTGGAGAAGCGATTCGAGAGCGTGGTGGTGGGCACCTCGGAGGCGCGCACGAGCGGCTCCATCCACGTGCTCAAGCCCGCGCAGTTGGAGCGCTTCGAGCGCGATGACCCGGCCGCCATCCTCCAGACGGTGCCCGGTGTGTACTCCCGCGGCGAGGACGGCTTCGGCCTGCGGCCGAACGTGGGCTTGCGCGGCGTCAATCCGGACCGAAGCAAGAAGGTCACCCTTTTGGAGGACGGTGTCCTCTTCGGCCCCGCGCCGTACTCCGCGCCGGCGGCCTACTACTTCCCGCTGGCCACGCGCATGCAGAGCATCCGCGTGCTCAAGGGGCCCTCGGCCATCCAGCAGGGACCGCAGACGGTGGGCGGCTCCGTGGAGTTCATCACCCGGGACATCCCCGCGTCCGAGTCCGCCTGGCTGGACGTGGCGGGCGGCGAGTACCTCTACGGCAAGGCCCACGGCGTCTTCGGCGCCAGCACCGAGCGCGCGGGCTTCCTGCTCGAAGGCGTCCACCTTCGCAGCGACGGCTTCAAGGAGCTGGACACCGTTGGCGGCAACACGGGCTTCACCCGCAACGAGTGGATGGCCAAGGGCCGCTACCAGCTCGTCCCCGAGGGCCCCGTGCGCCAGACGCTCCAGGTCAAGCTGGGCTACTCGGACGAGGACTCGAACGAGACGTACCTGGGCCTGAGCAGCGCGGACTTCGCCGCCGCGCCGCTGCGCCGCTACGTCGCGAGCGCCCTGGACCACATGAAGTGGCACCGCACGCAGGTGGTGCTCAGCCACGAGCTCGAAGCGGGCGGGCTGGCCGTGACGACGTCCGTCTACCGGCATGACCTGAGCCGGGCGTGGCGCAAGGTGAACCGCTTCCGCGGCGCCTCCATCGCCAGCGTGCTGGCGGACCCCACGAGCGCGCGCAACTCCATCTACTACGGCGTGCTCACTGGCGAGCTGGACTCGTCGTCGTCCCAGGACGCGCTGCTCATCGGCCCCAACGACCGCACGTACGTGTCCCAGGGCCTCCAGAGCATCGCCCGTTGGACAGCCACCACCGGCCCGCTGAGCCACAACCTCGAGCTGGGCGCGCGCTTCCACTACGACAGCATCCGCCGCCTCCACACCGAGGATGCCTTCCTGATGCAGGGCGGCCAGCTCGTGCGGACCAGCGAGCCCACGTACACGACGGCCGACAACAAGGACTCCACGCACGCCATCGCCCTGCACGCGACGGACGCCATTGGCTGGGGGCCCCTGGTGCTGACGCCGGGCGTGCGCATGGAAATCATCCGCTCGGCGTCGCGGAACCACCTGACGGGCACCGAGTCGAGCGGCGCGCTGGAGGTGCTCATGCCGGGCATGGGCATCTACGGCGCACTGACGCGCGAGCTGGGCCTGTTCGCGGGCGCCTATCGCGGCTTCTCGCCCCCGGCGCCCGGACAGCCGGACGCGGTGCTGCCGGAGAAGAGCATCAACTACGAGGCCGGCGCGCGGTGGACCCGCCGTGGCGAGCGGCTGGAGGCGGTGGGCTTCTTCAACGACTACTCGAACCTCACCGACATCTGCACGTTCTCCAGCGGCTGCCTCAACGACGCCCTCGACCGGCAGACGGACGCGGGCAAGGCCTACATCTACGGCCTGGAAGTCTTCGGTGAGAAGACCTTCCGTCCGGGCGGGGGCGTGACGTTCCCCGTCTCGCTGTCCTACACCTTCACGCGCACGCGGCTGCGTGAGGACTTCCAGTCGGCGGACCCGCAGTTCGGCAACGTGCGCGCGGGCGATGAACTGCCCTACGTGCCCATGCACCAGCTCTACGCCACCGCGGGCGTGGAGACGTCCTGGGGCGGCCTGGCCCTGAGCGCCTTCTATGTGGATGCCATGCGCGAGCAGGCGGGGCAGGGCGAGGTGCCTCCGGAAGAGCTGACGGACGCGCTGCTGACGTTCGACGTCAACGCGAGTTGGAACTTCTCCCGCTGGGGGCAGCTGTACCTGAGCGCGCGCAACATCCTGGACGAGCAGGCCGTCGTGTCGCGCCGTCCCTACGGTGCCCGGCCCAACGCGCCTCGGGCCGTCATCGTGGGCGTCAAGCTGGGCATCTGA